A genome region from Solanum pennellii chromosome 12, SPENNV200 includes the following:
- the LOC107007414 gene encoding uncharacterized protein LOC107007414, translating to MSCEGRYMWSLSGIVGAFVDLAIAYFLLCAATVAFIASKFLDFFGLRLPCPGDGLLFGTVPNRNLCFHRLLVDFPAEKVSNVQLSIRANFPFTDTILGKDQNCDLNLRLIGQEKGNSPHGYLEMGDEASCSSVSDARKSHNIAMIELSPRNEFGQKGKGVMNQRQRGGVRRRRRKTAVDYGRSSSVSSYDPQYEDFPLGPPSPPSTNKEDGGHTALVMRLGQRDSFELTGSSDEIEHIEKNVASIEELRHNGEPVSSFHEENRIRLLERALEHEREARDALCIELEKERNAAASAADEAMAMILRLQEEKAAIEMDARQYQRLIEEKSAFEAEEMNILMEILMRTEREKHFLEKELEVYRQMTYLGNEEPTVDSGNVVDALRRHVASSDLNEDPLLMLHQISASFNKRTVAENKNSEEVSSLDKQNYIALAGEAPIQRQNKDVNSQKQVDLTEHPCSQEYQEKEMVFMVNHSDVAPRNGKILDTSLKPCETGLSEQKLPDQAIPLEGEVLKENPDMETSDRACIDVSRKDKCLKYHETVGYQGSKCPCNLTSVKEPRVHDVHVIVDGSNFCNDVSNGESRKSALEFCGKTSHPVEASPTEDVIRDRPSTSTLYTQVDLKISSDTTGGLPPVGSRGKPLLRDSRGNSVCSVDNERLKIEMEVERLRERLKIVQEGREKLDLTAEHREREKMQLKLLEDIAHQLQEIRQLGEPEKAVRQASLPLPFSKGMSKKRRSRSVSVGMQQSS from the exons ATGTCTTGTGAAGGTAGGTATATGTGGAGTTTGAGTGGTATTGTGGGAGCTTTTGTTGATCTTGCTATAGCATATTTCTTGCTTTGTGCAGCAACAGTAGCTTTTATAGCATcaaagtttcttgatttttttggttTGAGATTGCCATGTCCTGGTGATGGACTTCTTTTTGGTACTGTTCCAAATCGGAATTTATGTTTTCATAGACTCTTGGTTGATTTCCCAGCTGAGAAAGTGTCGAATGTCCAACTCTCCATAAGAGCAAACTTTCCTTTTACTGATACTATTTTAGGGAAAGACCAGAATtgtgatttgaatttgagattaATTGGTCAAGAAAAGGGGAATAGTCCTCATGGGTATCTTGAAATGGGTGATGAGGCTTCATGTAGTTCAGTATCAGATGCAAGAAAGTCGCATAATATTGCTATGATTGAATTAAGTCCAAGAAATGAATTTGGGCAAAAGGGGAAAGGAGTGATGAATCAGAGACAAAGAGGAGGGGTTCGTCGAAGAAGGCGTAAAACAGCTGTTGATTATGGGAGATCTTCATCAGTTTCATCATATGATCCGCAATATGAAGACTTCCCACTAGGTCCTCCATCTCCTCCTAGTACTAATAAAGAAG ATGGTGGCCACACTGCACTGGTTATGAGATTAGGCCAGAGAGACAGCTTTGAACTAACTGGATCTTCTGATGAAATTGAGCACATTGAAAAGAACGTCGCATCCATTGAAGAGCTGAGACATAATGGGGAACCAGTTTCCAGCTTCCATGAGGAGAACAGAATAAGACTCTTGGAACGAGCCTTAGAGCACGAACGAGAAGCTCGAGATGCTCTTTGCATTGAGCTGGAGAAGGAAAGAAATGCTGCCGCGAGTGCTGCAGATGAGGCTATGGCCATGATCTTACGTCTACAAGAGGAGAAGGCAGCTATTGAAATGGACGCCCGGCAATATCAGAGATTAATTGAAGAGAAATCTGCTTTTGAAGCAGAGGAAATGAACATTCTAATGGAGATCCTGATGAGGACAGAGAGGGAGAAACACTTTTTGGAGAAGGAACTTGAAGTATATAGGCAGATGACTTATCTCGGAAATGAAGAACCAACAGTTGATAGTGGGAATGTAGTGGATGCACTAAGACGTCATGTTGCTTCATCTGATCTTAATGAGGATCCACTTCTTATGCTTCATCAGATTAGTGCTTCTTTCAACAAGAGGACTGTTGCAGAAAATAAGAACTCCGAGGAGGTCAGTTCTCTTGATAAACAAAACTATATTGCTTTGGCGGGAGAGGCACCGATTCAAAGACAGAATAAAGATGTCAACTCCCAGAAGCAAGTTGACTTAACAGAGCATCCTTGCAGTCAAGAATATCAGGAAAAAGAGATGGTTTTTATGGTTAACCACTCCGATGTGGCACCACGGAATGGGAAAATACTGGACACATCCTTGAAACCCTGTGAGACAGGTCTTTCGGAACAGAAACTTCCTGATCAGGCCATTCCCCTAGAAGGTGAAGTGCTAAAAGAAAATCCAGATATGGAAACAAGTGACAGAGCTTGTATTGATGTTTCTAGAAAAGACAAGTGTTTGAAGTATCATGAGACAGTTGGATATCAGGGATCAAAATGTCCATGTAATTTGACCTCAGTCAAAGAACCTCGTGTTCACGATGTTCATGTCATTGTCGACGGGTCCAACTTTTGCAATGATGTCAGTAATGGTGAATCTAGGAAAAGTGCATTAGAATTTTGTGGGAAAACTAGTCACCCTGTTGAAGCTTCTCCTACAGAAGATGTTATTAGAGATCGTCCAAGTACTAGCACGTTGTATACTCAAGTGGATCTTAAAATCAGTTCAGACACTACTGGTGGGCTTCCACCAGTGGGCTCACGTGGTAAACCTTTGCTGCGTGATTCTCGGGGAAATTCCGTATGCTCAGTAGACAATGAAAGGCTGAAAATTGAAATGGAAGTGGAGCGGCTTCGAGAGAGGTTAAAGATTGTGCAAGAGGGAAGAGAGAAACTTGACTTGACTGCAGAGCatagagaaagagaaaagatGCAGTTAAAGCTTTTGGAGGATATAGCACACCAACTTCAAGAGATTCGGCAGCTTGGTGAACCTGAGAAGGCTGTACGACAGGCTTCCTTGCCCCTGCCATTCTCTAAG GGCATGTCAAAGAAAAGACGTTCTCGAAGTGTTTCTGTAGGAATGCAGCAAAGCTCTTGA